A genomic stretch from Chitinophaga agri includes:
- a CDS encoding WD40/YVTN/BNR-like repeat-containing protein, giving the protein MNLPVLITLISFLYVALPAHTQVLPASFLSPTNTAEHPPLNNMVGIIFMSADNGATWKNASAGLPDDAQIGLGAIATSERTLAVMVKQYGLYHFDFTHHRWNSMPTSPDIIKANPAAMVFYRNSVYVGTQSAGVFFSADQGKHWKNISTGLTNNTIRRFLEINGQLYVGTNAGLFSYDEVNKQWHPEYGNNTMQVNGIASGNGYIYIGTSQGVFSTAITKKNWKPVLTERSLHNISVIGNTVYAMTYNELFSSTDDGTTWKSMQKGMPQDFYTFNVIASQGEIFAGQWDGIYRRDRESQEWTNYGAGLPEKFAFTNMKVYKGMIIISGSEGKRLN; this is encoded by the coding sequence ATGAATTTACCCGTTTTAATAACCCTGATCAGTTTTTTATATGTAGCCCTGCCTGCGCATACGCAGGTGCTGCCGGCATCATTTCTTTCACCAACCAACACGGCAGAACATCCTCCACTTAATAACATGGTCGGTATCATCTTTATGTCCGCGGATAACGGCGCCACCTGGAAAAATGCAAGCGCAGGCCTGCCTGATGACGCACAGATCGGTTTAGGTGCGATTGCTACCAGTGAAAGAACACTGGCGGTTATGGTGAAACAATATGGTCTATACCATTTCGACTTTACACACCATCGATGGAACAGTATGCCTACTTCTCCGGATATCATCAAGGCCAACCCTGCTGCAATGGTCTTTTACAGGAACTCTGTATATGTTGGTACACAGTCTGCCGGCGTCTTTTTTTCAGCAGACCAGGGGAAGCACTGGAAAAATATCAGTACCGGACTTACAAACAACACTATCCGCCGTTTCCTGGAGATAAACGGTCAGTTATACGTCGGCACCAATGCCGGATTATTCAGTTACGATGAAGTGAATAAACAATGGCATCCTGAATATGGCAATAATACGATGCAGGTCAATGGTATCGCTTCCGGTAACGGGTACATTTATATTGGCACGAGTCAGGGGGTGTTTTCTACCGCCATCACAAAGAAGAACTGGAAGCCGGTATTAACTGAACGTTCGTTACATAATATCAGTGTTATTGGTAATACGGTATATGCGATGACATACAATGAGCTTTTTTCTTCAACAGATGATGGTACGACCTGGAAGAGCATGCAAAAAGGGATGCCACAGGATTTTTACACGTTTAACGTAATAGCCAGTCAGGGAGAGATTTTTGCGGGGCAATGGGATGGTATTTACCGTAGAGACAGGGAGAGTCAGGAATGGACGAATTACGGTGCAGGGTTGCCTGAAAAGTTTGCATTCACGAATATGAAGGTGTATAAGGGGATGATTATAATTAGCGGGAGCGAAGGAAAACGGCTCAATTAA
- a CDS encoding SDR family NAD(P)-dependent oxidoreductase gives MDLKLQGKTAFISGSTQGIGFAIAQQLLKEGAAVIINGRTTGKVDEVVGQLSLTTPGASVSGIAADFGREAEVAHLLEVLPAVDILINNVGVFALKDFQDIEDSEWQSMFDVNVMSGVRLSRALLPAMLEKKWGRIVFISSESGVNVPANMIHYGLTKTAMLSLSNGLSKLTRGTAVTVNTILGGPTYSDGVAGTVKQIAQANNISEEEMKAAILQHTNPHSLLQRFIAPEEVAGVAAYLCSPLAGAINGAAIRADGGVLNTLL, from the coding sequence ATGGATTTGAAATTACAAGGGAAGACGGCATTTATCAGCGGGTCTACACAAGGTATTGGTTTTGCTATTGCACAGCAGTTATTAAAGGAAGGAGCTGCTGTTATTATCAATGGCAGAACGACAGGTAAAGTAGACGAAGTTGTTGGTCAGTTATCTTTGACTACACCAGGGGCAAGTGTTTCCGGTATTGCGGCTGATTTTGGCAGGGAGGCGGAGGTGGCCCATCTCCTGGAGGTGCTACCTGCTGTGGATATCCTGATTAATAATGTCGGCGTTTTTGCATTGAAGGATTTTCAGGATATCGAGGATAGTGAATGGCAGTCAATGTTTGATGTGAATGTCATGAGCGGTGTCCGCTTGTCCAGGGCGCTGTTACCTGCAATGCTTGAAAAAAAATGGGGCAGGATCGTCTTTATCAGCAGTGAGTCAGGTGTCAATGTACCTGCTAATATGATCCATTATGGGCTTACTAAGACCGCGATGTTGTCATTAAGTAACGGACTGTCAAAACTAACAAGGGGTACAGCAGTAACCGTTAATACTATACTTGGTGGTCCTACGTATTCAGACGGTGTCGCTGGTACAGTAAAGCAGATTGCACAGGCAAATAATATCAGTGAAGAAGAGATGAAGGCGGCGATCTTACAGCATACCAATCCACATTCGCTGCTTCAGCGATTTATTGCCCCGGAAGAGGTAGCGGGGGTAGCAGCATATTTGTGTAGTCCGCTGGCAGGAGCGATTAATGGGGCGGCTATAAGGGCGGATGGGGGTGTACTGAATACGCTGTTGTAG
- a CDS encoding TetR/AcrR family transcriptional regulator yields the protein MIDTNMKGRPSIFDHARVVEKAQQVFWQKGFAATSLDDLLKATEMGSGSFYNTFKGGKKELFSKAIQQRREAFMAFKAHLKKSASPVAEIRQFFMSIATAGEEEHLRGCIIANTVVEMTFLDEELEQEAVSILKEVEKMFALAIKQAQETGEIRNSASPELLARYLITVWNGLNVTRRMYPSNKSLQQLIEMQLSVLS from the coding sequence ATGATCGATACAAATATGAAAGGCAGACCATCCATATTTGACCATGCGCGTGTGGTAGAGAAAGCGCAACAGGTATTCTGGCAAAAGGGATTTGCTGCAACGTCTCTTGACGATCTGTTAAAGGCAACAGAGATGGGGAGCGGCAGCTTCTACAATACGTTTAAAGGCGGAAAGAAAGAGTTGTTCAGCAAGGCTATACAACAAAGGAGGGAGGCTTTTATGGCGTTTAAAGCGCATTTGAAGAAGAGTGCGTCACCAGTTGCTGAGATCAGGCAGTTTTTCATGTCTATCGCGACTGCCGGTGAGGAGGAGCATCTCCGCGGATGCATCATTGCTAATACGGTGGTAGAGATGACCTTTCTTGATGAAGAACTGGAACAGGAGGCGGTATCGATATTAAAGGAGGTAGAAAAAATGTTTGCATTGGCAATAAAGCAGGCGCAGGAGACGGGGGAGATCCGTAATTCCGCATCGCCGGAACTGCTGGCCCGTTACCTGATTACTGTCTGGAACGGATTGAATGTTACGAGAAGGATGTATCCGAGTAACAAATCCCTTCAGCAATTAATCGAAATGCAATTGTCAGTGTTGAGCTGA
- a CDS encoding helix-turn-helix domain-containing protein, with product MKKESPYHVKTVSAQHRILSLPKPRHPLVSVFNFEDILYDTDERYRSVVLDLYCISIKKDVDHKVRYGQSHYDFDEGVMSFIAPQQVISNIPEGHRPGGWCLVFHPDFIRRHALYGKIKNCEFFSYAVNEALHLSEKEEEMIVAIMQMLGAEIEKGIDSYSEGVILSYIDLLLSYSDRFYNRQFLTRKTLNSDLLTKFDELLSAYFVEQTSTHIPLPSVQYFSDKLHLSPNYLSNMLRSLTGKSTQQHIQDKLIERSKELLTTTNLSVAEIAYIFGFEYPQSFNKLFKNKTQYTPLAYRKLFN from the coding sequence ATGAAGAAGGAATCTCCATATCATGTGAAGACAGTATCCGCGCAACATCGGATACTGTCTTTGCCTAAGCCGCGTCATCCGCTTGTCAGTGTTTTCAATTTTGAGGATATATTGTATGATACGGATGAACGGTATCGTAGTGTTGTGCTGGACCTGTATTGCATTTCCATTAAGAAGGATGTAGATCATAAGGTACGGTATGGCCAAAGCCATTACGATTTTGATGAGGGGGTGATGTCATTTATCGCACCTCAGCAGGTTATCTCGAATATACCGGAGGGCCATCGTCCCGGCGGTTGGTGCCTGGTGTTCCATCCGGATTTTATTCGCCGGCATGCGCTGTATGGAAAGATTAAAAACTGCGAATTTTTTAGTTATGCAGTGAATGAAGCGCTACACCTTTCGGAGAAAGAGGAAGAGATGATAGTGGCTATTATGCAGATGCTCGGTGCTGAAATTGAAAAAGGGATCGACTCCTATAGTGAAGGAGTCATATTGTCTTATATAGACCTCTTGTTAAGCTATTCAGACAGGTTTTATAACAGGCAGTTCCTCACCCGCAAAACATTGAACAGCGACCTGCTTACTAAATTCGATGAATTATTATCAGCGTATTTTGTGGAACAAACGTCAACACATATACCTTTGCCCTCTGTGCAGTACTTCTCCGACAAGTTGCATCTTTCGCCCAACTACCTGAGTAATATGCTTCGGTCGCTGACGGGTAAAAGTACACAGCAGCATATCCAGGATAAGCTGATTGAAAGATCAAAAGAGTTACTGACCACTACTAATTTATCGGTCGCTGAAATTGCTTACATTTTTGGATTTGAATATCCGCAATCCTTTAACAAACTCTTTAAAAATAAGACACAATATACCCCGCTTGCCTACAGAAAACTTTTTAATTAA
- a CDS encoding aldo/keto reductase, which produces MNNIGQRKLGSKGLAVSTIGLGCMGMTVFAGGSDLYGPADEKEAISTIHRALELGCNFLDTADIYGPYLNEQLIARAISGNRNKYVIATKFGYEIDDNDQPTWRINGKKAYVKKAVEKSLRSLGTDYIDLYYLHRLDGQTPVEETAAAMADLVKEGKVGYIGLSEVSSDTIRRANRIHPITAVQSEYSIFERSIEEAGITDTLQELGISLVAYSPLGRGYLTGNLKKPEDLPENDFRKTMPRFQGEQLVKNLALVDAITVMAAEKEITPSQLAIAWVLAKGHTPIPGTKRPKYLEQNVAAAAIQLSAGDIDRLESIIPLGTFLGDRYDAASMSSINQ; this is translated from the coding sequence ATGAATAATATCGGACAACGAAAACTCGGAAGCAAAGGGCTTGCAGTATCTACTATTGGTCTTGGCTGTATGGGAATGACCGTATTTGCCGGGGGGAGTGATCTGTACGGGCCAGCGGATGAAAAGGAAGCGATCAGTACGATTCACAGGGCGCTTGAACTGGGTTGTAACTTTCTGGACACAGCAGATATATATGGTCCCTACCTGAATGAGCAGCTGATTGCCAGGGCCATCAGCGGGAATCGTAATAAATATGTGATTGCCACTAAGTTTGGCTATGAAATAGATGATAATGATCAGCCTACGTGGCGGATCAATGGCAAGAAGGCGTATGTAAAGAAAGCGGTAGAGAAGTCATTGCGCAGCCTTGGTACGGATTATATTGACCTATATTACCTGCATCGGCTGGATGGACAAACGCCTGTTGAGGAAACAGCAGCGGCAATGGCGGACCTTGTAAAGGAAGGTAAGGTAGGGTATATCGGTTTGTCAGAAGTATCCAGTGATACTATCCGTCGTGCTAACCGGATACATCCCATTACAGCCGTGCAATCGGAATACTCCATCTTTGAACGAAGTATAGAAGAGGCAGGTATTACTGACACATTACAGGAACTGGGGATCAGTCTGGTAGCATACTCTCCGCTAGGACGAGGGTATCTTACAGGTAATCTTAAAAAGCCGGAGGATTTACCGGAGAATGATTTCCGTAAGACCATGCCACGCTTCCAGGGAGAGCAGCTGGTGAAGAACCTCGCGCTGGTAGATGCTATTACGGTAATGGCAGCGGAGAAGGAGATCACCCCTTCGCAACTGGCGATCGCCTGGGTGCTGGCCAAGGGCCATACGCCTATTCCTGGTACGAAGCGACCTAAATACCTGGAACAGAATGTAGCGGCAGCAGCAATTCAGTTGTCCGCCGGAGACATTGACAGACTCGAATCCATCATTCCGCTGGGAACATTCCTGGGTGACAGATATGATGCTGCGTCGATGAGCAGTATTAACCAGTAA
- a CDS encoding acyltransferase family protein yields the protein MGAIKAEHYRKDIDGLRAIAVLSVIIFHMGFLPGGYLGVDIFFAISGYLITKIVYNEALEDRFSIVNFYMRRTRRIIPLVLFTTFIALVTGIFVMLPDDLENLSQSVIATNLFANNILLLKTSGDYWDIFNDYKPLMHTWSLGVEEQFYLVYPLIFLLFTGKRKKWILPLLIILTCISLFLFLTATNTSARFYLIQYRFFELALGGLGAIFFRDRVIDNRYKAGFLFIILAVFLFGVYLPPVPKLLLVVVSSVGLLLPGNTSDGFINAFLENKYMVWIGKISFSLYMWHQIVLAYSRYFVVEGITLVNGSLLFVIILTLSVLSYHFIEQPFRDKVRVSSRLLLSMSAVVLLLTSVSSLFIFMRAGIVRDVPELGLYASNTSAAVQTHVHQAYNSRIYDLDKQFTDNKKIKVMVIGNSYARDWSNILLESKYGQDLEICYTYDMRKCKTINDRLAKADVIFFTEMRIDTFRSLTHRYNIDTTKVWIVGNKNFGANNGIFYNRRGDNNYCAQRVNIRQLALKINEDFKAQWGNRYIDLIGMVIDGKGKVPVFTDSCKFISQDTRHLTRAGAIYYARLLDNSRSFTLAGRQSRALSVNTR from the coding sequence ATGGGTGCCATTAAAGCGGAGCATTACCGGAAAGACATTGACGGTCTTCGGGCCATTGCGGTGTTGTCAGTGATCATATTTCATATGGGATTTCTTCCCGGTGGGTATTTAGGCGTCGACATTTTCTTCGCAATAAGTGGCTATCTGATTACCAAGATTGTTTACAACGAAGCCCTGGAAGACCGGTTCTCTATTGTTAATTTTTATATGAGAAGAACGCGGCGCATCATTCCATTGGTATTGTTCACCACATTCATTGCGCTGGTAACCGGCATATTCGTCATGTTGCCCGACGATCTGGAGAACCTGAGCCAGTCAGTCATCGCCACCAACCTGTTTGCAAATAATATCCTGTTATTAAAGACATCCGGCGACTACTGGGATATTTTCAACGACTATAAGCCATTGATGCATACCTGGAGCCTCGGCGTGGAAGAACAGTTTTACCTGGTTTATCCATTGATCTTTTTGTTATTCACCGGTAAGCGAAAGAAATGGATCTTACCGCTGCTGATAATATTGACCTGTATATCATTATTCCTGTTCCTGACAGCAACCAATACTTCTGCGAGGTTCTACCTGATACAATATCGTTTCTTTGAATTGGCTTTGGGAGGGCTGGGAGCGATCTTTTTCAGAGATAGGGTGATCGACAACCGGTATAAGGCAGGATTTCTCTTTATTATACTGGCTGTGTTTTTATTCGGTGTATACCTCCCACCGGTGCCCAAACTCTTGCTGGTTGTAGTATCCTCGGTCGGACTTTTGTTGCCGGGAAATACCAGTGATGGGTTTATTAATGCCTTCCTGGAAAATAAGTACATGGTCTGGATAGGGAAAATCAGCTTCAGTCTGTATATGTGGCATCAGATCGTTTTAGCTTACAGCCGTTATTTTGTTGTGGAAGGGATCACCCTTGTTAACGGATCGCTGCTTTTTGTGATTATCCTGACGCTGTCTGTTCTATCTTATCATTTCATAGAACAGCCATTCAGAGATAAGGTAAGGGTGAGTAGCCGGCTGCTTTTATCAATGTCAGCAGTAGTGCTGTTGTTAACCTCGGTGTCTTCCCTCTTTATATTCATGCGGGCAGGTATAGTAAGAGATGTACCCGAGCTGGGACTGTATGCGTCAAACACCAGTGCAGCCGTTCAAACGCACGTGCATCAGGCTTATAACTCCAGGATTTACGATCTGGATAAACAGTTTACTGATAACAAGAAGATCAAGGTTATGGTGATCGGTAACAGCTATGCACGTGACTGGTCAAATATACTGTTGGAATCTAAATACGGGCAGGACCTTGAAATCTGCTATACATATGATATGAGGAAGTGTAAAACGATAAATGACCGGTTAGCAAAAGCAGATGTTATTTTCTTCACAGAAATGAGAATTGATACATTCAGATCGTTAACGCACCGATATAATATCGATACAACAAAGGTCTGGATTGTAGGGAATAAGAACTTCGGCGCCAATAACGGAATCTTCTATAACAGGAGAGGGGATAATAACTATTGTGCCCAGCGTGTGAATATCCGGCAACTGGCACTGAAAATAAACGAGGACTTTAAAGCCCAGTGGGGAAACAGGTATATTGACCTGATCGGTATGGTGATCGATGGGAAAGGGAAGGTGCCTGTGTTTACAGACAGCTGTAAGTTCATTAGCCAGGATACGCGGCACCTGACCCGGGCCGGGGCTATCTATTATGCCCGCTTATTGGATAACAGCAGGTCATTCACGCTTGCAGGCAGGCAATCGCGCGCACTTAGTGTAAATACCAGGTGA
- a CDS encoding tetratricopeptide repeat protein, producing MRRIILSLIAMFSVQLSFAQQESIEALMGQAISLHDKGDYSEAIAIYDKIIEQDRKNYTAYEEKSLSLHAAGKNEECVDWCKLTLKRFKRSEILAGLYINYGNSLDVLKKPEEAIKVYQMGIDDYPNIYLLHFNKGVTAYGVKKYETAIEDFKHSLDIRATHPASNIYLGYSIYTENKVAAIMAFAMALIAEPQGDRAGRTLNSLNSLLATDVKKEENDSGNITINITAPTVIAGRGEDDFHSAEIAISLYGALDFTDQHKELSAAEKLMKKLEMLPEGTDKSAKGFFTRHYVPFFTAMREEKHLEAACHIMLASTDDPTNNSWLKDNKPAIEKFYQWVNKYDWKN from the coding sequence ATGCGAAGAATCATCTTATCGCTGATAGCGATGTTTTCAGTTCAACTTTCCTTTGCTCAGCAGGAATCTATTGAAGCTTTAATGGGGCAGGCAATATCCCTTCATGATAAGGGCGACTACAGTGAGGCCATTGCCATCTATGATAAGATCATTGAACAGGACAGGAAGAATTACACGGCCTATGAAGAGAAATCACTTTCCCTGCATGCAGCAGGAAAGAATGAGGAATGTGTGGATTGGTGTAAGCTGACATTAAAGCGGTTTAAAAGAAGTGAAATACTGGCGGGACTTTATATTAATTATGGTAATTCCCTGGATGTGCTGAAGAAACCTGAAGAGGCTATTAAAGTGTATCAGATGGGAATTGACGATTACCCGAACATCTATTTGTTGCATTTCAACAAGGGGGTAACAGCATATGGTGTTAAAAAGTATGAAACCGCCATTGAAGATTTTAAGCATTCCCTTGACATCAGGGCGACTCATCCCGCCTCAAATATATACCTGGGCTACAGTATCTATACTGAGAATAAAGTAGCGGCCATCATGGCATTTGCGATGGCACTTATTGCGGAACCTCAGGGTGACAGGGCTGGCAGGACATTGAATTCATTAAATTCCTTACTGGCGACCGATGTTAAAAAGGAAGAAAATGATTCCGGGAACATAACAATTAATATCACCGCTCCCACTGTTATAGCGGGTCGGGGTGAAGATGATTTCCATTCAGCAGAAATAGCCATTTCACTATATGGAGCGCTGGATTTCACCGATCAACATAAGGAACTGAGTGCGGCAGAAAAACTGATGAAGAAACTGGAAATGCTGCCTGAAGGTACAGATAAAAGTGCAAAAGGATTTTTTACCAGACACTATGTTCCTTTCTTCACAGCCATGAGGGAAGAAAAACACCTGGAGGCCGCCTGTCATATTATGCTGGCGTCTACGGATGATCCGACCAATAACAGTTGGTTAAAGGACAACAAGCCGGCAATTGAAAAATTTTATCAATGGGTGAATAAGTATGACTGGAAAAATTAA
- a CDS encoding nucleoside deaminase — MNTHDQFMQRCYELAAIAASEGESPVGSVLVSNGLIIGEGTEKSRQLKDVTRHAEVVAILDALQKGKPTAGSILYSNVEPCILCSYAIRHYKIAEVVFEKHTGELGGTHAPFNLLTAADFTSWDQPPVITVYTRK; from the coding sequence ATGAATACACACGATCAATTTATGCAACGCTGTTATGAACTGGCCGCTATAGCAGCCAGCGAAGGGGAAAGTCCTGTAGGCAGCGTACTTGTCAGCAACGGCCTGATTATAGGAGAAGGCACTGAAAAAAGCAGGCAACTAAAAGATGTGACAAGACATGCAGAAGTAGTCGCTATACTGGACGCCCTGCAAAAAGGGAAACCAACTGCCGGTAGTATATTGTACAGCAATGTAGAACCATGTATCCTTTGCTCTTATGCGATAAGGCACTATAAGATCGCGGAAGTTGTATTTGAGAAACATACAGGGGAACTAGGCGGCACGCATGCGCCATTTAATCTGCTGACAGCTGCTGACTTCACTTCATGGGATCAACCACCTGTCATCACTGTTTACACCAGAAAATAA
- a CDS encoding macro domain-containing protein, with product MKHILIDTNPALVEAWKTCFSDAHDVSIIEGDITQLSVDAIVSPANSFGFMDGSLDYAISDKLGWHIEKELQAKIKASPEGELLVGQAWVLETGHKQIPYLISAPTMRIPTNFNIDTSVNAYLAMKALLIAAKKDERIHSVAIPGLCTGVGRMPPAIAAKQMYSAYEEIVLGKKQDFSTFGEAQKYHWNLNQKGMIWTH from the coding sequence ATGAAACATATTCTGATCGACACAAACCCAGCACTTGTTGAAGCCTGGAAAACATGTTTCTCTGATGCACACGATGTATCTATCATTGAAGGTGACATCACACAACTCTCTGTCGATGCTATTGTGAGTCCCGCTAATTCCTTTGGCTTTATGGACGGCTCCCTGGACTACGCCATATCCGACAAGCTGGGATGGCATATAGAAAAAGAGCTGCAGGCGAAGATCAAAGCTTCTCCGGAAGGAGAATTATTGGTAGGACAGGCCTGGGTACTGGAAACCGGCCATAAACAGATCCCATACCTCATATCGGCACCCACGATGCGGATACCGACTAACTTTAATATTGACACCTCTGTCAATGCTTATCTCGCAATGAAAGCATTACTCATTGCGGCAAAAAAAGATGAACGCATTCATTCTGTAGCCATTCCCGGCTTATGCACAGGCGTGGGACGCATGCCACCCGCGATTGCTGCGAAGCAGATGTACAGTGCTTATGAAGAAATTGTACTGGGGAAAAAACAAGACTTCAGTACCTTCGGAGAAGCACAGAAATATCACTGGAACCTGAATCAAAAAGGAATGATCTGGACGCACTGA
- a CDS encoding Crp/Fnr family transcriptional regulator, with the protein MFFHFRHQFPQLNAYWDKYREFQQQLEVPAKTILLEEGKISQRYIYIEKGCVRTYFNKNGEEKTIQFFFEEEGLSSLDSFVNNVPSQFTIETVEPAVLYLMDKKHVLQLIEELSHEPDFIHMMLKMSVKRQTHYANEFVSFIRDTPEERYQHLLQDRPHIIQRIPQHYIASYLGVSTVHLSRIKSKLAKGKTRF; encoded by the coding sequence ATGTTTTTTCATTTCAGACATCAGTTTCCTCAACTGAACGCATATTGGGATAAATACCGGGAGTTTCAGCAACAGCTGGAAGTTCCCGCTAAAACCATCCTGCTGGAAGAAGGCAAAATCTCCCAGCGGTATATCTATATTGAAAAAGGATGTGTCAGAACTTACTTTAATAAAAATGGTGAAGAAAAGACCATCCAGTTCTTCTTTGAAGAAGAAGGGCTTAGTTCGCTGGACAGCTTTGTGAACAACGTCCCCAGCCAGTTCACCATTGAAACGGTCGAACCAGCAGTACTTTACCTGATGGACAAAAAACATGTGCTGCAACTCATCGAAGAATTAAGCCATGAGCCGGACTTTATCCACATGATGCTGAAAATGTCCGTTAAGCGGCAAACGCATTACGCCAATGAATTTGTATCCTTTATCCGCGATACACCTGAAGAACGTTATCAGCACCTGCTGCAGGACCGGCCTCATATCATCCAGCGCATTCCCCAGCATTACATTGCCTCCTATCTTGGTGTCAGCACCGTTCACCTCAGCCGCATCAAAAGCAAACTTGCCAAAGGAAAAACCCGCTTCTGA
- a CDS encoding quinone oxidoreductase family protein, giving the protein MKAAIMYQNRAVPAYADVPAPVTTQDDELLVTVKAVAIKHYDKGRASGKHYSADAPGENGRIVGGDGVCLLPDGTRVYGMGNGMMAEKAVINKHRMVPIPAGLDDATAAALPNAVIGSAMGLKYKAAIQPGDVVLVNGATGFTGSVAVQLAKYYGAGKVIVTGRNKQSLDALSTLGADIAISLLQEEQEIKKQLKTIHTATPVDIVIDYLWGRSAEIILDSIRGDGTFTNRIRYVSVGSMAGDLIQLSSAILRSVNIQLTGSGLGSWPVEQVALLFSEILPETFQLAADGKLVTNTAAIPLQHISSIWDSTAPDGGRFVVII; this is encoded by the coding sequence ATGAAAGCAGCAATCATGTATCAGAACAGGGCAGTACCAGCGTATGCAGATGTACCTGCCCCCGTCACTACACAAGACGATGAGCTCCTGGTAACAGTAAAGGCGGTCGCTATCAAACACTATGATAAAGGCAGGGCTAGTGGTAAACATTACTCGGCTGATGCACCCGGAGAGAACGGCAGGATCGTAGGCGGAGACGGCGTTTGCCTGCTGCCCGACGGAACAAGGGTCTATGGTATGGGAAATGGTATGATGGCAGAAAAAGCAGTGATCAATAAACACCGGATGGTGCCCATTCCTGCCGGACTCGATGATGCGACTGCTGCCGCCCTGCCTAATGCCGTGATCGGATCCGCGATGGGACTAAAATACAAAGCAGCTATTCAACCCGGGGATGTGGTGCTGGTGAATGGTGCTACCGGTTTTACAGGCAGTGTAGCGGTACAACTGGCCAAATACTATGGTGCAGGAAAAGTGATCGTGACCGGCAGGAACAAACAATCGCTGGACGCGTTATCCACATTAGGTGCAGATATAGCAATCTCCCTGTTACAGGAGGAGCAGGAGATCAAAAAACAACTGAAAACTATTCATACAGCCACCCCTGTTGATATCGTGATAGACTACCTATGGGGACGTAGTGCAGAAATAATACTGGACAGCATCAGGGGAGATGGCACCTTCACCAATCGCATCAGGTATGTATCTGTTGGGAGTATGGCGGGAGATCTTATACAGTTGTCCTCCGCTATTCTCAGAAGTGTGAATATACAGTTAACCGGTTCCGGACTGGGCTCCTGGCCGGTTGAACAGGTGGCACTGCTTTTCAGTGAGATACTGCCTGAAACATTCCAGCTGGCGGCGGATGGGAAACTTGTTACCAACACTGCCGCTATCCCCCTGCAGCATATCAGCTCCATATGGGACAGCACAGCACCGGACGGTGGCAGATTCGTGGTGATCATTTAG
- a CDS encoding pyridoxamine 5'-phosphate oxidase family protein — translation MDSINRQQPELNHLDLQGTEAAKKLKELIGKSSSCFFCTQIRTGQPFDTRPMAVQKVDDDGVCWFLSATDSHKNEHVQADPAVQLLFKGSDHSDFLTIYGHATISQDKEKIKELWEPILKTWFTEGENDPRISVIKVTPVDGYYWDTKNGQIVAFAKQLVGAIVGKTLDDSIEGKLEL, via the coding sequence ATGGATAGCATTAACCGTCAACAACCTGAACTCAATCACCTTGACCTTCAGGGTACCGAAGCAGCGAAGAAACTTAAGGAGCTGATCGGTAAATCCTCCAGCTGTTTCTTTTGCACGCAAATACGTACCGGGCAGCCGTTTGATACCCGCCCGATGGCTGTGCAGAAAGTAGATGATGATGGCGTGTGCTGGTTCCTGAGTGCGACTGACAGCCATAAGAATGAACATGTGCAGGCAGACCCTGCTGTGCAGTTATTATTTAAAGGAAGTGATCATTCTGATTTTCTGACGATATATGGGCATGCGACAATCAGCCAGGATAAGGAGAAGATAAAAGAGCTGTGGGAGCCGATACTTAAGACCTGGTTTACAGAAGGGGAGAATGATCCCCGTATATCTGTCATTAAGGTAACACCCGTGGACGGGTATTATTGGGATACCAAGAATGGACAGATAGTGGCGTTTGCGAAACAGTTGGTAGGTGCGATCGTGGGTAAGACGCTGGATGACTCTATTGAAGGAAAACTGGAATTGTGA